The Toxorhynchites rutilus septentrionalis strain SRP chromosome 1, ASM2978413v1, whole genome shotgun sequence genome contains the following window.
ACCACTTGGTTCTTCGCTAAATAATACATCGCTAGAACTAAAACAGGTGCACAACTTGTATATATCAAACAACATCTCGTTGCTCCCTTTGAGGAAACGTGGTTCTTTCTAGCTCAATTCTCGTGGTCACATACGAGTTTGATTAAAATAACTCTTGCGGCAATGAATATTGCTCACCATGGGTAAAGTCCCCCGGCCGAGGACAGAAAGTGTCGGGATCTAATTTTCACCGGGTCCTTATTGCATAGCCACAAACACAATGGCGATGCAAAAATGCCAGATCAAGTTAAAGTAATATCTGAGATTATGGCGGACTCCCAACTAATTTGGGGGTCACTCCTACAAGCACAATGGGGCTTACTAAGAGAGAACTGCGGaccttttttggtaaaaataattatatggGAGCCACGTAATAATAAATCAGTCTTGTATTTTAATTCTCGTTTCTTATTGTAACTTCAAGTTCAAGAATCGAGACTTTTTGAAATAATGTACTTTCCCATAGCCAATGTCACAGAACGAGAGTGATTTCATAATTCTTTTCTCAGATGAAAGACTTTCCAACATTGATTCGGTGTCAACATTGATGAAATTCCAAAAGATTGAATATGTCCCAGATATGGTAAAATATCATTTCAGCTTTCATGTAACATTTTCTGTGATGAGGATTATATTACCGCTGATGAAGAACCGGATGTTAGGTGATATAAACCACGGAAAAAAGAGCACCGGCGTAACTTTTCATGTATAAGATAGcttctttttaaatataataatgCTTCACGTTGAAAACACGTTTTCGAATCCGCAGGATACAAATGTTCCCTAATTCGTAAGTATTTCACTTGCCCGACTTTCGATCAGCAGCTCCATAGACGTGATCGATGCCATCCAGGTGTCCAACGTGGTTGCCATCGCGGCCACCTGCTTGCGATCCAGCACCCTCGGCTGTACCCAGGTCATATTGACCACGCCGGCAACCTCATCGATGGCTCCTTTCACTAAACCCTGTgccagcgctttcatgataagtATCTCCACCTCTTTGATCGGCAACTTTGCTTCCTTGGCGATCTCTTCGAATGTGATCGTGCGTTTGTTTGCCGGTCGCTTAAAGGTCATCTCCATCAGGCAGAGTAGGGAGATTTTCTGACGCAGTTTCACCTCCTGGGCGGCCAAATCGGCAATCGTGCTCCATTTCGGTTTCATTTGTTCAAACCTTTAAGTTTACATAAATTTTTAGAGTGAAAGCTAGTTGAAAAATGGATTATATGATTACTTGATAATGTCCCCAGAATTGAAGGCGCGTAGCAATTCCACCAGCCACTCATTTTCACTTCCGTTCAGTGATTCAAGGATTGGGTGAGCCAGCTAGAGAGAAATAATTGACGGTGAATGATCAAATCATATTGAAAGCGCAGAAACGTACCAGTTCTCCAATATTATAAATTCCCTCGCCGAGCAGTGCGGCCAATCCGAGGAAGAATGCCTGCTGTGACCATTGATCCTTCGGGTATGTATCCATTGAACAACCCAGAAACTGTAGTCCGCAACGGTAATAGTCACTATGCTGTCCTACAAGTCT
Protein-coding sequences here:
- the LOC129778139 gene encoding 26S proteasome non-ATPase regulatory subunit 13 codes for the protein MSANVATYLAEQKKSTDKELASEWTEIEELYNEKLWNELTIKLNTFVKNPALQNEDALLALYHKFISSFETKINPYGLVEILTVVISFISDKKEAVLFLDKLMEKVKVCDEAVWMCKVLQGQIYLEHLNELDATKKIIEDLKDILEEAGNVTPVHGKYYMLAANYYRLVGQHSDYYRCGLQFLGCSMDTYPKDQWSQQAFFLGLAALLGEGIYNIGELLAHPILESLNGSENEWLVELLRAFNSGDIIKFEQMKPKWSTIADLAAQEVKLRQKISLLCLMEMTFKRPANKRTITFEEIAKEAKLPIKEVEILIMKALAQGLVKGAIDEVAGVVNMTWVQPRVLDRKQVAAMATTLDTWMASITSMELLIESRASEILTN